One part of the Diadema setosum chromosome 22, eeDiaSeto1, whole genome shotgun sequence genome encodes these proteins:
- the LOC140245057 gene encoding uncharacterized protein isoform X2: MADRRRRRRVRLDDSETVEGADNDSNSSGDESDTILDKDEESDYESAEEGGHNSTEVNAAQNTEDLPSTSNGANDTGQGGGSAEQESASPPVSSSTLNAPATEASAEAEAVEADSSQPMAEEEVGDPKRSEPEVREISENEEVPAATPASTIPDSPEVQAETAVSSTANGDEVADKIADSDERPEADVIDQREDAQAPAAEEDQETAEQEEAEEEAVEEDRMNKGGEEGEVLEEKEEVEEEEEDYEEEVEEEEELEEEMEDENVKDGEEDVPEDVPEDGQEDVNGEEKEEEEDGVPDEERRSGDGEEAPQDLDDDEDRKKPQFVPRKGPFYMHDSRMSDDEGEKEEKKPQEKKKLWNNEDRWRHDRYVEEDQAPKSRQEIHDIYGFDIRRGREEEVPLPRRGLGRGRGRGRGRGRGRGRGRGYRRREEEEVEREDYEESRPRRPVYSRKQEAPPRQDFREEQEEEEWPSLEETQNRHVPKRAGRMQAAANSWADQLEQQERKERPIQREGQQARDGPHEQERFNDAREDGNQRPRSRGRGGRQGYQQGRHSQRREHDRSDQQEDLNDYERKWGFKGRVDQRRGERINGGGASSGKTAEERANDAYLERQNRRNERNQGASQRTAFNRDDYERTGPRNPDEANARQGQGRRNQQHGSRGDGPRYRDNYNVSQDRDANREHKRQWVNRSYNKPEVGSGDYAQQDRSWVDKRDSQKGYQRTTPTNQGRQDSNSQRTMRQSPAPAEWPPSHGDGVGDAPAQNSREPAGSRDHDEQQPRRQRESKAYSRDRRQRAGRQEAREGQEENAHTQEVDEKEMEGLKELVRELKANIKEGENATSWAHSDYDVQSKIEMRPVIEPVGVEVPVQGPEGDHRQERYDRRERGRPKRYSSQRQRGAPEGPHTNVQNQSQPPRGHGYQPNQGQGDYTSQTPPLQPPMTSPPHHVHHPTPVRGGEAHGMAGSPEAQQRMAPPPHPPPSQDVIIQHEVHPGMRPPAPGHLPSAAFFHTPNHPPPQMIQPPPPNQLPPPQFMGGPVMFMGPHYPMVGSQVPMQHYAVPPPQSVPPPRQHGASRPPPQQGPPHPQPSGQPPPQQPPPSHQPPPPQRQQAPPDDGNMQGNRHPGSQEVGGITYYSPELQQNIKRQLPLKRQANPLPIEPPPPETCRKS, from the exons ATGGCGGACAGACGACGTCGGAGAAGAGTAAGACTGGATGACAGTGAGACTGTTGAGGGAGCAGATAATGACTCAAATAGTTCTGGTGAT GAGAGTGACACCATCCTAGACAAAGATGAAGAGTCTGATTATGAGAGTGCTGAAGAGGGAGGACACAATTCCACTGAAGTGAATGCTGCACAAAACACAGAG GACTTGCCAAGCACTTCGAATGGAGCCAACGACACTGGCCAAGGGGGTGGATCGGCTGAACAAGAATCAGCATCTCCACCTGTTTCGTCTTCCACCTTAAATGCACCTGCCACCGAAGCATCGGCCGAAGCAGAGGCGGTAGAGGCAGACTCTTCCCAGCCCATGGCGGAGGAGGAGGTTGGTGACCCGAAGAGATCAGAACCAGAAGTCAGAGAGATCTCTGAGAATGAGGAGGTGCCTGCAGCAACACCAGCAAGCACGATTCCTGATTCCCCAG AAGTGCAGGCAGAGACTGCAGTGTCTTCGACCGCTAATGGAGATGAGGTGGCTGACAAGATTGCGGATAGTGACGAACGCCCAGAGGCGGATGTGATAGACCAGAGAGAAGATGCTCAGGCACCTGCTGCTGAAGAAGACCAAGAGACAGCAGAGCAGGAGGAGGCAGAGGAGGAGGCAGTGGAGGAGGATAGAATGAACAAAGGAGGGGAGGAAGGAGAAGTCTtggaagaaaaggaggaggtcgaggaggaggaggaggactatgaagaagaggtggaggaggaggaggagttggAGGAAGAGatggaagatgaaaatgtaaaggaTGGTGAAGAAGATGTCCCAGAGGATGTCCCTGAGGATGGCCAAGAGGATGTCAAcggggaggagaaggaggaagaggaggatggAGTACCAGATGAGGAGAGGCGCAGTGGGGATGGGGAG GAAGCCCCTCAGGACCTGGATGACGATGAGGACAGAAAGAAGCCCCAGTTTGTACCCAGGAAAGGACCTTTCTACATGCATGACAGTAGAATGTCAGATGAtgagggagaaaaagaagagaaaaa ACCGCAAGAAAAGAAGAAGCTGTGGAACAATGAGGACAGGTGGCGGCACGATCGCTACGTCGAGGAAGACCAGGCACCCAAGTCGCGGCAGGAGATCCACGACATCTACGGCTTTGACATCAGGAGGGGGCGGGAGGAGGAAGTGCCGCTGCCCAGGAGGGGGCTGGGCAGGGGGCGTGGcagaggaagggggaggggcagaGGGCGGGGCCGTGGAAGAGGATACCgaaggagggaggaggaggaagttGAGAGAGAGGACTATGAGGAATCAAGACCTAGAAG ACCAGTTTACAGCAGGAAGCAGGAGGCTCCACCAAGGCAAGACTTTCGGGAggaacaggaggaggaggagtggCCATCATTAGAAGAGACACAAAATCGACATGTGCCCAAGCGTGCAGGTCGGATGCAAGCAGCGGCCAATTCGTGGGCGGATCAGCTGGAGCAGCAGGAGAGGAAAGAGAGGCCCATCCAGCGGGAAGGGCAGCAGGCCAGAGACGGCCCGCATGAGCAGGAGAGATTCAATGATGCCCGGGAAGACGGAAACCAGAGGCCGAGGAGCAGAGGCAGGGGAGGAAGGCAAGGGTATCAACAGGGCAGACACAGTCAGCGACGAGAGCACGACCGTTCAGATCAGCAGGAAGATCTGAACGATTACGAAAGGAAGTGGGGCTTCAAGGGCAGGGTTGACCAGCGACGTGGCGAGAGGATCAACGGGGGCGGTGCAAGTAGTGGAAAGACTGCCGAGGAGAGAGCGAACGATGCCTATCTGGAACGGCAGAACCGTAGGAATGAACGCAATCAGGGTGCCAGCCAAAGAACAGCTTTCAATCGGGATGATTATGAGCGTACTGGTCCACGAAACCCAGATGAGGCCAACGCTCGTCAGGGTCAGGGAAGACGCAATCAGCAACATGGTAGCCGTGGCGATGGCCCACGGTACAGGGACAATTACAATGTCTCCCAAGATAGGGACGCGAACAGAGAACACAAGAGGCAGTGGGTGAATAGGAGTTATAACAAACCAGAAGTGGGTTCAGGAGACTATGCACAGCAAGATAGAAGTTGGGTTGACAAACGTGATTCCCAGAAAGGCTATCAGAGAACTACCCCTACCAACCAAGGTAGGCAAGACTCAAACTCACAAAGAACAATGCGGCAGTCTCCTGCGCCCGCCGAGTGGCCGCCATCCCACGGTGATGGGGTTGGTGACGCTCCGGCGCAGAACAGCAGGGAGCCGGCGGGCAGCAGAGACCATGACGAGCAGCAGCCCAGGCGGCAGCGGGAGAGCAAGGCGTACTCCCGAGATCGTCGACAGCGGGCGGGACGGCAGGAGGCGCGGGAGGGCCAGGAGGAGAACGCCCACACCCAGGAGGTGGACGAAAAGGAGATGGAGGGACTCAAGGAGCTGGTGAGGGAGCTCAAGGCAAACATCAAGGAGGGGGAGAACGCCACCAGCTGGGCTCACTCCGACTACGACGTCCAGTCCAAGATTGAGATGAGGCCTGTCATTGAACCTGTTGGCGTGGAAG TCCCAGTCCAAGGTCCTGAAGGTGATCATAGGCAGGAAAGATACGACAGGAGAGAG CGGGGAAGGCCTAAGAGGTACTCCTCCCAGAGGCAGAGGGGTGCCCCAGAAGGTCCCCACACCAACGTTCAGAACCAGAGCCAGCCACCCAGAG GACATGGATACCAGCCAAACCAGGGGCAGGGGGACTACACCTCCCAAACTCCACCCCTCCAACCACCAATGACCTCACCCCCTCACCACGTGCACCACCCCACGCCGGTGAGGGGAGGGGAGGCCCACGGGATGGCCGGCAGCCCCGAGGCCCAGCAGAGGATGGCACCGCCGCCCCATCCTCCACCTTCACAGGACGTCATCATCCAACATGAAGTACACCCTG GTATGCGGCCACCAGCACCAGGACACCTACCAAGTGCTGCATTCTTCCACACCCCCAACCACCCTCCCCCTCAGATGATCCAGCCCCCTCCCCCTAACCAGCTCCCACCCCCTCAGTTCATGGGCGGGCCGGTCATGTTTATGGGGCCCCACTACCCCATGGTTGGCTCCCAGGTACCCATGCAGCACTATGCAGTCCCACCTCCG CAATCTGTTCCTCCCCCTCGTCAGCACGGTGCGTCACGCCCCCCTCCCCAGCAGGGTCCACCACACCCACAGCCGTCGGGCCAGCCGCCCCCGCAACAACCACCACCATCCCACCAGCCGCCTCCACCCCAACGACAGCAGGCCCCGCCCGACGACGGCAACATGCAAGGCAATCGGCATCCAGGATCTCAGGAGGTAGGAGGTATCACCTACTACTCGCCAGAGCTGCAACAAAACATCAAACGGCAACTTCCTCTAAAAAGGCAGGCGAACCCTCTACCTATAGAACCGCCTCCTCCAGAG ACATGCAGGAAATCCTGA
- the LOC140245057 gene encoding uncharacterized protein isoform X1, with product MADRRRRRRVRLDDSETVEGADNDSNSSGDESDTILDKDEESDYESAEEGGHNSTEVNAAQNTEDLPSTSNGANDTGQGGGSAEQESASPPVSSSTLNAPATEASAEAEAVEADSSQPMAEEEVGDPKRSEPEVREISENEEVPAATPASTIPDSPAEVQAETAVSSTANGDEVADKIADSDERPEADVIDQREDAQAPAAEEDQETAEQEEAEEEAVEEDRMNKGGEEGEVLEEKEEVEEEEEDYEEEVEEEEELEEEMEDENVKDGEEDVPEDVPEDGQEDVNGEEKEEEEDGVPDEERRSGDGEEAPQDLDDDEDRKKPQFVPRKGPFYMHDSRMSDDEGEKEEKKPQEKKKLWNNEDRWRHDRYVEEDQAPKSRQEIHDIYGFDIRRGREEEVPLPRRGLGRGRGRGRGRGRGRGRGRGYRRREEEEVEREDYEESRPRRPVYSRKQEAPPRQDFREEQEEEEWPSLEETQNRHVPKRAGRMQAAANSWADQLEQQERKERPIQREGQQARDGPHEQERFNDAREDGNQRPRSRGRGGRQGYQQGRHSQRREHDRSDQQEDLNDYERKWGFKGRVDQRRGERINGGGASSGKTAEERANDAYLERQNRRNERNQGASQRTAFNRDDYERTGPRNPDEANARQGQGRRNQQHGSRGDGPRYRDNYNVSQDRDANREHKRQWVNRSYNKPEVGSGDYAQQDRSWVDKRDSQKGYQRTTPTNQGRQDSNSQRTMRQSPAPAEWPPSHGDGVGDAPAQNSREPAGSRDHDEQQPRRQRESKAYSRDRRQRAGRQEAREGQEENAHTQEVDEKEMEGLKELVRELKANIKEGENATSWAHSDYDVQSKIEMRPVIEPVGVEVPVQGPEGDHRQERYDRRERGRPKRYSSQRQRGAPEGPHTNVQNQSQPPRGHGYQPNQGQGDYTSQTPPLQPPMTSPPHHVHHPTPVRGGEAHGMAGSPEAQQRMAPPPHPPPSQDVIIQHEVHPGMRPPAPGHLPSAAFFHTPNHPPPQMIQPPPPNQLPPPQFMGGPVMFMGPHYPMVGSQVPMQHYAVPPPQSVPPPRQHGASRPPPQQGPPHPQPSGQPPPQQPPPSHQPPPPQRQQAPPDDGNMQGNRHPGSQEVGGITYYSPELQQNIKRQLPLKRQANPLPIEPPPPETCRKS from the exons ATGGCGGACAGACGACGTCGGAGAAGAGTAAGACTGGATGACAGTGAGACTGTTGAGGGAGCAGATAATGACTCAAATAGTTCTGGTGAT GAGAGTGACACCATCCTAGACAAAGATGAAGAGTCTGATTATGAGAGTGCTGAAGAGGGAGGACACAATTCCACTGAAGTGAATGCTGCACAAAACACAGAG GACTTGCCAAGCACTTCGAATGGAGCCAACGACACTGGCCAAGGGGGTGGATCGGCTGAACAAGAATCAGCATCTCCACCTGTTTCGTCTTCCACCTTAAATGCACCTGCCACCGAAGCATCGGCCGAAGCAGAGGCGGTAGAGGCAGACTCTTCCCAGCCCATGGCGGAGGAGGAGGTTGGTGACCCGAAGAGATCAGAACCAGAAGTCAGAGAGATCTCTGAGAATGAGGAGGTGCCTGCAGCAACACCAGCAAGCACGATTCCTGATTCCCCAG CAGAAGTGCAGGCAGAGACTGCAGTGTCTTCGACCGCTAATGGAGATGAGGTGGCTGACAAGATTGCGGATAGTGACGAACGCCCAGAGGCGGATGTGATAGACCAGAGAGAAGATGCTCAGGCACCTGCTGCTGAAGAAGACCAAGAGACAGCAGAGCAGGAGGAGGCAGAGGAGGAGGCAGTGGAGGAGGATAGAATGAACAAAGGAGGGGAGGAAGGAGAAGTCTtggaagaaaaggaggaggtcgaggaggaggaggaggactatgaagaagaggtggaggaggaggaggagttggAGGAAGAGatggaagatgaaaatgtaaaggaTGGTGAAGAAGATGTCCCAGAGGATGTCCCTGAGGATGGCCAAGAGGATGTCAAcggggaggagaaggaggaagaggaggatggAGTACCAGATGAGGAGAGGCGCAGTGGGGATGGGGAG GAAGCCCCTCAGGACCTGGATGACGATGAGGACAGAAAGAAGCCCCAGTTTGTACCCAGGAAAGGACCTTTCTACATGCATGACAGTAGAATGTCAGATGAtgagggagaaaaagaagagaaaaa ACCGCAAGAAAAGAAGAAGCTGTGGAACAATGAGGACAGGTGGCGGCACGATCGCTACGTCGAGGAAGACCAGGCACCCAAGTCGCGGCAGGAGATCCACGACATCTACGGCTTTGACATCAGGAGGGGGCGGGAGGAGGAAGTGCCGCTGCCCAGGAGGGGGCTGGGCAGGGGGCGTGGcagaggaagggggaggggcagaGGGCGGGGCCGTGGAAGAGGATACCgaaggagggaggaggaggaagttGAGAGAGAGGACTATGAGGAATCAAGACCTAGAAG ACCAGTTTACAGCAGGAAGCAGGAGGCTCCACCAAGGCAAGACTTTCGGGAggaacaggaggaggaggagtggCCATCATTAGAAGAGACACAAAATCGACATGTGCCCAAGCGTGCAGGTCGGATGCAAGCAGCGGCCAATTCGTGGGCGGATCAGCTGGAGCAGCAGGAGAGGAAAGAGAGGCCCATCCAGCGGGAAGGGCAGCAGGCCAGAGACGGCCCGCATGAGCAGGAGAGATTCAATGATGCCCGGGAAGACGGAAACCAGAGGCCGAGGAGCAGAGGCAGGGGAGGAAGGCAAGGGTATCAACAGGGCAGACACAGTCAGCGACGAGAGCACGACCGTTCAGATCAGCAGGAAGATCTGAACGATTACGAAAGGAAGTGGGGCTTCAAGGGCAGGGTTGACCAGCGACGTGGCGAGAGGATCAACGGGGGCGGTGCAAGTAGTGGAAAGACTGCCGAGGAGAGAGCGAACGATGCCTATCTGGAACGGCAGAACCGTAGGAATGAACGCAATCAGGGTGCCAGCCAAAGAACAGCTTTCAATCGGGATGATTATGAGCGTACTGGTCCACGAAACCCAGATGAGGCCAACGCTCGTCAGGGTCAGGGAAGACGCAATCAGCAACATGGTAGCCGTGGCGATGGCCCACGGTACAGGGACAATTACAATGTCTCCCAAGATAGGGACGCGAACAGAGAACACAAGAGGCAGTGGGTGAATAGGAGTTATAACAAACCAGAAGTGGGTTCAGGAGACTATGCACAGCAAGATAGAAGTTGGGTTGACAAACGTGATTCCCAGAAAGGCTATCAGAGAACTACCCCTACCAACCAAGGTAGGCAAGACTCAAACTCACAAAGAACAATGCGGCAGTCTCCTGCGCCCGCCGAGTGGCCGCCATCCCACGGTGATGGGGTTGGTGACGCTCCGGCGCAGAACAGCAGGGAGCCGGCGGGCAGCAGAGACCATGACGAGCAGCAGCCCAGGCGGCAGCGGGAGAGCAAGGCGTACTCCCGAGATCGTCGACAGCGGGCGGGACGGCAGGAGGCGCGGGAGGGCCAGGAGGAGAACGCCCACACCCAGGAGGTGGACGAAAAGGAGATGGAGGGACTCAAGGAGCTGGTGAGGGAGCTCAAGGCAAACATCAAGGAGGGGGAGAACGCCACCAGCTGGGCTCACTCCGACTACGACGTCCAGTCCAAGATTGAGATGAGGCCTGTCATTGAACCTGTTGGCGTGGAAG TCCCAGTCCAAGGTCCTGAAGGTGATCATAGGCAGGAAAGATACGACAGGAGAGAG CGGGGAAGGCCTAAGAGGTACTCCTCCCAGAGGCAGAGGGGTGCCCCAGAAGGTCCCCACACCAACGTTCAGAACCAGAGCCAGCCACCCAGAG GACATGGATACCAGCCAAACCAGGGGCAGGGGGACTACACCTCCCAAACTCCACCCCTCCAACCACCAATGACCTCACCCCCTCACCACGTGCACCACCCCACGCCGGTGAGGGGAGGGGAGGCCCACGGGATGGCCGGCAGCCCCGAGGCCCAGCAGAGGATGGCACCGCCGCCCCATCCTCCACCTTCACAGGACGTCATCATCCAACATGAAGTACACCCTG GTATGCGGCCACCAGCACCAGGACACCTACCAAGTGCTGCATTCTTCCACACCCCCAACCACCCTCCCCCTCAGATGATCCAGCCCCCTCCCCCTAACCAGCTCCCACCCCCTCAGTTCATGGGCGGGCCGGTCATGTTTATGGGGCCCCACTACCCCATGGTTGGCTCCCAGGTACCCATGCAGCACTATGCAGTCCCACCTCCG CAATCTGTTCCTCCCCCTCGTCAGCACGGTGCGTCACGCCCCCCTCCCCAGCAGGGTCCACCACACCCACAGCCGTCGGGCCAGCCGCCCCCGCAACAACCACCACCATCCCACCAGCCGCCTCCACCCCAACGACAGCAGGCCCCGCCCGACGACGGCAACATGCAAGGCAATCGGCATCCAGGATCTCAGGAGGTAGGAGGTATCACCTACTACTCGCCAGAGCTGCAACAAAACATCAAACGGCAACTTCCTCTAAAAAGGCAGGCGAACCCTCTACCTATAGAACCGCCTCCTCCAGAG ACATGCAGGAAATCCTGA